One window from the genome of Dyadobacter sp. CECT 9275 encodes:
- a CDS encoding M20 family metallo-hydrolase, which translates to MALEIPASENIKILSQEAILLLKKLIETPSFSKEEDQTAAILEEFFVARQISVHKKKNNLWAFNKHFDAAKPTLLLNSHHDTVKPNKSWTLNPFVAQETDGKLYGLGSNDAGGCLVSLIATFCYFYDQPGLAYNIVIAATAEEEISGKEGLEIVVPELPAISFAIVGEPTEMHLAVAEKGLVVLDCTAKGISGHAAREEGENAIYKAISDIEWIKNYQFPKVSPTLGPVKMSVTIINAGTQHNVVPDSCTFTIDVRATDQYTLEEIIETIQENITSVVTPRSIRLRPSSIPMDHPIVKAGLGLGRNAYGSPTTSDQALLDCPSLKMGPGHSGRSHSADEFIYLHEIEQGISQYITMLEEVLK; encoded by the coding sequence ATGGCATTAGAAATACCTGCATCGGAAAACATAAAAATACTTAGTCAGGAAGCGATCCTGCTCCTGAAAAAATTGATTGAGACACCGTCTTTCAGTAAAGAGGAGGATCAGACGGCCGCAATTCTGGAGGAGTTTTTTGTCGCAAGACAGATATCCGTTCATAAAAAGAAAAATAATCTCTGGGCTTTCAACAAGCACTTTGACGCTGCAAAACCAACGCTTTTACTTAACTCGCATCATGATACGGTGAAACCTAACAAGTCATGGACGCTGAATCCGTTTGTAGCACAGGAAACGGACGGGAAGCTTTATGGCCTGGGTAGCAATGATGCTGGCGGATGCTTGGTTTCCCTGATCGCTACGTTTTGTTATTTCTATGATCAGCCTGGGCTTGCTTACAACATTGTTATTGCGGCAACCGCGGAGGAAGAAATATCAGGAAAAGAAGGGCTTGAAATTGTTGTTCCTGAATTACCTGCAATTTCTTTCGCCATTGTAGGGGAGCCTACTGAAATGCACCTGGCCGTGGCTGAAAAGGGCCTTGTGGTGCTGGATTGCACGGCAAAAGGCATATCCGGACATGCTGCCAGGGAAGAAGGTGAAAATGCTATTTATAAAGCGATCAGCGATATTGAATGGATAAAAAATTATCAGTTTCCAAAGGTATCACCAACGCTGGGGCCGGTGAAAATGTCGGTGACGATCATCAACGCCGGAACACAGCATAACGTGGTTCCGGATAGCTGCACTTTTACCATTGATGTCCGTGCTACGGATCAGTACACCCTGGAAGAAATCATTGAAACGATCCAGGAAAATATTACCTCTGTGGTAACACCGCGCTCCATACGGTTACGCCCGTCCAGCATCCCGATGGACCATCCCATTGTGAAAGCGGGGCTCGGGCTGGGCAGAAACGCCTATGGCTCACCCACCACCTCTGACCAGGCGTTGCTGGACTGCCCGTCCCTGAAAATGGGGCCCGGACATTCGGGCAGATCTCACAGCGCTGACGAGTTTATATACCTGCATGAAATAGAACAGGGGATTAGTCAGTATATAACCATGCTGGAGGAGGTATTAAAGTAA
- a CDS encoding glutamate-5-semialdehyde dehydrogenase, giving the protein MESILPLLKATRDASVVVRRLSDQQRADLLISLAERVLANADTIIAENKKDLDLMDDADPKKDRLLLNEKRIGDLAQSLRDVASLPDPTGEVLLTRSIEQDLALQKVSVPLGVVGVIYESRPNVTIDVASLCLRSGNACVLKGGKEAHFSNTYLVSLIHESLQELGVPAAAVMLLPTGREFVSELLNATQYVDIIIPRGSESLIKFVRQNSLVPTIETGAGVCHTYVEKTGDLDKAAAIVVNAKVSRPSVCNSLDTILVDRTVAAEFLPKLKADFVKWNVEVFADATSFDILQEAQYPYLKKAQPEDFGREYQDYKCSVKVVDGLYDALQHIAAYSSRHSEAIVSKDPVSIETFLNEVDAAAVYANASTRFTDGGVFGLGAEIGISTQKLHARGPFALEKLVTEKWIVKGDGQVRW; this is encoded by the coding sequence ATGGAATCTATCTTACCTCTTTTAAAAGCAACTCGTGATGCATCGGTAGTGGTTCGCCGGTTATCAGATCAGCAGCGTGCGGACCTACTTATTTCTCTGGCAGAAAGGGTTTTGGCAAATGCGGATACTATTATAGCAGAAAATAAAAAAGATCTTGATCTGATGGATGACGCCGATCCTAAAAAGGACCGGTTGCTGTTGAACGAAAAGCGGATCGGCGACCTTGCTCAAAGCCTGCGAGACGTGGCATCCTTGCCTGATCCCACCGGTGAGGTATTGCTGACAAGAAGTATTGAACAGGACCTTGCGCTGCAAAAGGTATCGGTTCCGCTGGGAGTGGTGGGGGTGATCTATGAGTCAAGGCCGAATGTTACCATTGATGTGGCTTCTTTATGCCTGCGTTCGGGAAATGCCTGTGTTTTGAAAGGCGGGAAGGAAGCGCATTTTTCCAATACCTATCTGGTGTCGCTGATTCATGAAAGCCTGCAGGAACTGGGTGTTCCTGCTGCTGCAGTGATGCTGTTGCCAACCGGGCGGGAGTTCGTATCGGAACTCCTGAATGCTACTCAGTATGTGGATATCATTATTCCGAGAGGCTCCGAAAGTCTGATCAAATTTGTACGGCAGAATTCTCTGGTACCCACCATTGAAACAGGTGCAGGGGTTTGTCATACCTATGTTGAAAAAACGGGAGACCTGGATAAGGCCGCAGCAATTGTTGTCAATGCGAAGGTGTCGCGCCCCTCGGTTTGTAATTCACTGGATACTATTTTGGTTGACCGGACGGTGGCGGCTGAGTTTCTGCCAAAACTCAAAGCAGACTTTGTGAAATGGAACGTAGAAGTTTTTGCTGATGCAACTTCTTTTGATATTCTTCAGGAAGCGCAGTATCCTTACCTTAAAAAGGCTCAGCCCGAAGATTTTGGCAGGGAATACCAGGATTATAAATGTTCTGTAAAAGTGGTGGATGGGCTCTACGATGCCCTGCAACATATTGCAGCCTACTCCTCGCGCCATTCCGAGGCTATTGTTTCAAAGGATCCGGTTTCCATCGAAACCTTTCTGAATGAAGTGGATGCTGCGGCCGTGTATGCCAATGCTTCCACGCGTTTTACCGATGGGGGAGTGTTCGGTTTAGGAGCTGAAATAGGTATCTCCACGCAGAAACTTCATGCAAGAGGTCCTTTTGCCCTTGAAAAACTGGTTACCGAAAAGTGGATTGTCAAAGGGGATGGGCAGGTAAGATGGTAA